One Arachis hypogaea cultivar Tifrunner chromosome 18, arahy.Tifrunner.gnm2.J5K5, whole genome shotgun sequence genomic window, gtttattattctaatttgttatCATCTGTATTATTGTTCCTattgaaaatgataaattaaataaaaaattaatcataaataataataaaaacataattagtAAAAAGTTAGAACCCAAAAcagtaaacaaaataagattattgAAAATACTCATAAAAAgtactaaaatatgttattttatatattatttttaatttaataaataaatattaattttattataataataaaaaattataacaaactaaaatagaattttataaaaaatactatataaaaaatatactaaaagaagtataaaaaaggattaaatatactaaaaaataacattataatttaatattataattttttagtaattaactaattatctatctaaaagtgattttaattaatattatccaaacaatttcattttatcaaaatcaattttagtataaaattgccaaacataaatcatgttggcacaaactcacttctatccaaaatcaattttacaaaatcacttTCATTCAAACTTCAGTTTAACCAActctaatccaaacacacactaaactGTTGTGGACAATACTAGTAGAAATTATACCTGTAAGAAGTCATCATTCTCGGGAAATAGATGTTGAAATTGAGATGATCCATTATCCACCGTGATGTTGTTGCTGCCATTGTTGTTGCTGCCATTATTATTACTATCATTAGTCAAAACATGTACTTGTTGGTTGTTGACGATTCCATACTCATTCATGCAATCGTCACATTTACACTGATTAGAGCAGCCAACTCCAGCACTGAAGCAAGCGCAGTGCTTGTTCTTGCACTTTGATTTCCTGCAGTTGCATCCTTTTCTGTGCCTTGCTGCTTCGTTCCCACCAATAATAATCTTGGATTGAAACGCCTCTGGATCACGTaattctatttcttttttcttctcataCACTTTATCCCTGTTATTCTCATTATTCTCGCACGCTTTGCAAGTACAAGAATTGTTGCACAAATTTCCAGCACGAAGACATTCACAATAAAGTTGCAAGCATCGACTTTTTTGGCAGTTGCAGCAGCTGCCATTATCACTCCCTTTCTTGTTACCACCACCAGAAACAATATTCACAGCTCCTCCATTCATCTTGTCACAAGAGTCCATCACAGTGAATGTGTGAGACGAGGTGATctgaagaaagaaaatggattatTCCTAGTCCGGATGGTTCTGATGACTGGTAGCGGTTAGAGCAGGAAGAATGAGATTGCCACCCCCAGAGCTAACGAACTGGTCTAGCTCAAAAGAACAATAACATCTTGAGTTTTGACTCTTAATAAAAGGTTTGCGAATAAGCatgaatttaaagaaaaatctgtCTTTGTTAGCAGCAAAACACCGAAAAGATTgagaaattttatatatttattcaacTCAACATGCTATCTTAGGTTCTTCGTTTAGATATGATTGAGTTAATCTTTTTATCCttatttcttatcttattttaataataataataataataatatttaattaatcttATTATCTTTTAAAAGTCAAAATAAGATGTTAGTTTACCGCCACTTCCAAAGTAATTTTAACAGTTTTTTAATGAGATCATGGGTTTAACCGCAAATTATTAATTTAACTTGCTGAGGttctcataattaattaaataaatatgtgaaattataaaaaaaaataaaattaaaatttataatatataaaaaattaatgcatgttctttaaatatataataaataaattaattaaagatataaaaatataatttagttttatttttaaaaaaaatttcatataatattaaaattcaatttatcttatctttttttaaatcttatttttgaaaaccttttcGCCCGACAAATTCACCTGATTTTTATATTACCTTTTTGCCCGACAATTCATCTCATCTACCAAGCCATCTTCAGCATCAAAGATAAACTCTTCAAGTAATTGCTCTTGCTGCTGCTCATTCTCTTTATCATTTTCATCCTGTGcagaatgaaaaatatttaaaattgtataagAACAACAAGGTGGATACTAAAAGAATTAGGAAACCCACTGGACAGGAATGGCTAATATATTTTCTGGCCAACATCTATTGCTTTCAAAAACATATTGTAATCAAAGTTTTGTTGACTTGAAAGATGCTTTACTCAACCTCTTGTTCTTCCTCTTCATTCTGTTCATCGCCTTCTTGGTTTTggggaggtggaggtggagggggAGGCTGCTGATTTTGCTGCTCTGGTGGGTTCTCACTAACAATTGACTGGGGAAGAATAACCAGTTCTACCTGTATCAAAAAAGAAATGTTAAATAAGTTATCAGAAAGTAACATTGATGTGCGAAACTTGCACTTAAAGAAACCTTACAGCTTTTTTCAGGTCATCCACATAAACCTTATCACGTCCCTCCAGAGCAGCTAAGCACTTTGCAACACGAGCAGCATATAGCTCAGCTCTGTGCCCCTGTTGTTCATAATAACTATTTAAAATGATCAATCCATGCCTTGGTCAGCAAATATACTTCTTGCATGATTTTTCCTAGTAGCACCTTCAACACTGGTCATTGATTGTGTTTCATCCGGTGAAATACCTCAAATACTAGAAATTAATAGTTGAACCTATCTATGACGCTGTTGTTCTTCAGCTTCAATCTCCTTCACATTGCGTACTATGTGCTGTATTTTCTTTGAAAGACTATTATTATGCTCCTCAATGTGTTCAAATAACAATTCAAGTTGCCTTTTATAAGCTGCACACCGTTTTTTCTCTATAGCCAATTGCTGAGATAGTTCTCGAATTTTATCATGTTCATTCtgaaaattgcaaaagaaaaaaacagaGGTAAGTAAGTGGAGAAAGCCCAAATACGAGTATCAGAGATTATTCAAAAGATCACTTAAGTTTCTTCATAGGACATGGTTTAACGGAGAAAAACAAATGCATCTATAAGagccttttcctttttctttttaataaaagaCAAGTTTATCTTATTACTAATAGTACTGCAAATATGACTATGACTCTGGAACATCTTAATAATTCAGGGATAaggtgagtatatatatatatatatatatatatatatatatatatatatatatatatatattcttaatttttgcatCTTTGTGAAACTATATTTTCACTCTGAAAACATGAAGTACTTTAGAAAGAATGAATCTTGTATTTGAGAATGTTCACTCAAAAGTAATTTTGGATCAACTGTGTAAAGGCATAAGATGGGAACTTCATTAGTATTAGCTGTTGAATTCAAACTCTTGTGAGGGCTGCGCAGATAGTTGATAGCACTGTTCCAGATGCAATCTTTCTATCAGGCATAGACCAAGAACTCACATATTATCATATACATATTTCAGTAAAGGAAGAACATTAACTAACCGGATATTGTTCATAAATGCAATCCTTTCTGCCTTTTCCAGGTGTCAAAGGGTGTGTGTGCTCCTTTACAAACTTTGTGACAACCCATTTACCGGAACTAACTTTCCTCACCAAAATCATGGCCCTGCAACCGACCCTTGTCTCTGCCCTTTGCCTTACAATTTTGAATCAAACTCCTGACCCAAGTATGGCTCATCAGCTGACACAACCGATACAGCAGGAATTCCTGAGGGGATTGTGTCCCCTCCAGAAGAATCTTGTGTTATATTACCATCTTGATCTTGTTTGTAAGCTGGATCAAAGGAACTGCTAGCAATTTTATCTTCATCAGCAAAGCTACTGCTAACTTCTCCTATGGTAGCATGTGCTATTGTCTCACCATTAATGGAGCCATCAATCCTGAGCTCCACTGCAGCACAAACAAATAAGTTGTAGTTCATGCAAAACAGCCATTAATGAAGCTTTGTACCAGAAAACAGTATTGTCCTCAAAACAATGTAGTTCATGCAAAGGGGTTCTAACATATTCTCAGCTCAGGCCACAACCAAGCAAAGCCCAATATCACTAAACACAAGTTAGGCCATTgcgttaataataattaaatagtaattaaaaaataatcattaCTCGTTCAGCAAAGAATATCACTAACCAGTAACCACAAGTTCAAAACGGTTGTATATTTGTAGATGACAAAACAAGATGTCAGAATTGAAGCAAAAGTTCAACTACTTCTGTATCTTTAAAAACTGTAGCAAAAAAATTTGAAGGATGTATTTATCTGCAAATAACAAAAGAATGAGACTTCCATGCTAATGTATTTCACAAGACAGAAGAATCAGTTACCACCCTCAAGGGACAAAATGTTCTGAAATGAAATCAATATAGGATCAAAGTAATCACGATCAGTTCAAATAACTTCTGGATATCTCCTGCGACAcatcaaatatataaaaaaatttgtgcTGAAATTTAACAAGAGAAACCAAATGGATCTAAAACTTCAAATTCCCACGGAACCATAACCCTATGAAATGGCTGCAGGAAACATATCAGATACATACATAGATAAAGTAGTATTGATTTCctataaaatataaatgaaagtTACTTTGGATTATTACACAAATTGAGAGTCAGATTTatgcattaataaaataaaaaaaaaaaatagatacacAAATCTAATTAATAACAAATCTGATAGTTTGATTTGTGTCTTCTACATCTTAGTTAAACACAATATACTTCAATAACACTGTAAAACACTGCCTTCTTcctatatcaaaaataaaaaatgagcataaaattctaagaatatattttaaaagtatcAGTTATCTAAGACAGAAAATTGCTGGAAATGGCCCAGTTCTTCTAACCAATATACTTAACATCCAGGCAGCTGAAAACACAAGTGAAATGCAAAGGATAACCTTTAATGAACCAAACTAACCAAGAGGATGAGAAACTCACTAGATTGCTATTTGAGTATATTTGAGTCCTTAGCAGATCAGTTTGAGGCCCAATTGCAACTGGTAGTAAAAGTAGAAGTAATACATTAGCCAAACAAGAGAGAAAACAAAGTCAGAGATTCATATAACTCATCTAAAAGAAAACAACGTGGCAATAAGCAAGAGCAGCAAGCAAAGACAAGTTAGAGTAATATAATATTAAGCAGAACACGCAGCCAAGAAAAGAAGCACATGTTCATGGTTTCCAACCCATTTACAGGATCAGGGCACTGTTCCTCTACATTGGGGATAGTGGGAACTTGGCTGAATCTAAATCCATTGAGGAAACTGGAGTTGAAATTAGGATCCATTTTCAAAGGCATGAAATCTGAAAGaaaattcacctcttccatcaaTATTATTAATCAAAAGTGTAGTTATGTGTCACCATAAAAACCACCACCACTACAACAACAACTACTAAACATTGCATGGCTACATGAACCAAACAAAACAAGGCCATAGTATCCTGtcctaaatcaaaattaaatttaaataattaacatttAATCCCCTTTCAGATTTAAATATCTACCTTCCCACAATAATATAAGATGCTAATATATACTATATTCCATGGAAAATCAAATGTAGCTAGGGCAGAAGCAGAATGCCATGAAAAAGACAAGGATTTATGGATGTGGAGATAATTACAACACAGCTCACATCAACACCTTACATGCATGTATTAAAACTAGCTGAAGAGGGAAACTTTAGAACCCTAGGAGCTAGAGCCGCGCGATTCATGCGTACAAAAAATGAAATTGAGGAAAGAATAGACAAATTGTTGAGTAAGCAAACATGATTATCAAAACAAGTAAGGAGCTTGAGATTAACAACATGCAGCACAGCAGCAGCAGAAGAGggtagttcttttttttttttttcaatttttttttaaataataaataaaataattggatATAGTTAGCTGAACATGAAAGAAAGAGATACAGAATATAgaagaacatatcaaaatagTTTCCAATATGACTCCAATCTAATTCCCTATATCTATATTAAAAATCCAACATGGGACCATGCCTTTTAGATTCATTAACCCCAAAttcaataacaaaaaattaaaatattatacaaaattgttgactaaatcaaatcaaaatcataTTCCTAATTTATTTCATGAATATTTTctgtaaataaaattaattataatatctttttcagttttagtttagcttatttttaaaaattttataattagaaattttttttttattttaggttaatatttttttcattttctagttatttctatttctgtaATTCCTCTATAAAGAGATAATTTCCAATACATTTAAATACACATAAGATCCAGACGAGGAGTGCTAGGAGGCCAGCAGAAATTGTAATATATAGCCATCAATCAACCATCATGTGTGTATTTAATGGTGGgagattacatctaatagtgcaaaattacttattttacttttgatggttaagtgctggccaaattttaacaaaattgctggccccttaGACTTTCTCTATCCAGACACTtcaaattggtatcagagcagaaTCTCTGCACTGTGCCTCTGATTTATAGATATGGCTGACAGTTCCTCAGTCATTAATCATGAACAAAAGGAGAACACCACTCTTAGcgcttgtttgggcgccattattttgataaaaaagatcttctttcaatgaaaaaagattttttttattttttagcgtgtttggcaaatttctagtagtaaaagtaaaagcactagaaaaataaaaaataaaaaatcttttt contains:
- the LOC112771247 gene encoding uncharacterized protein, translated to MDSCDKMNGGAVNIVSGGGNKKGSDNGSCCNCQKSRCLQLYCECLRAGNLCNNSCTCKACENNENNRDKVYEKKKEIELRDPEAFQSKIIIGGNEAARHRKGCNCRKSKCKNKHCACFSAGVGCSNQCKCDDCMNEYGIVNNQQVHVLTNDSNNNGSNNNGSNNITVDNGSSQFQHLFPENDDFLQNMQNSESDMDRIFNEVEQAADYYYHGQQMSLSSHSENEINNNNVNLPSNQQDSHVPAAVCYNYNLYGNIIQNNVAAPNYIQHLTPRQISPVEYNNNNTIDDLDLQGPSSSWFYGEPSSLPSFFTDTTIQDSNQQYKPTMNQSAQHLTNTQPHSHPNNNRLP